catttaaaatttttaaccGTGCTGTAAacctaaaacaaaaatttcgattttaaaacaaagaatttgcatataaattttttctttttttttacgaaaactattaaaaacaaaaaaaaacaacaacaaaaataaaacagagaaaaacgaaaataacaGCTCAAAAGTATTTGTGAAGAAATGTGTTTTGCGAGTGCTCATTAAAAGGTAAATGCAAATACTCAATTGTTTTGTTAATTGCTttataaaaaccaaaatatgtCTTTATTCCAATTTCGGTTCGGTATACACGCTTGAACTTAGCCATATGctcgcatatatatgtatatagatatatatatatatatatgtatatatatctgtagGAAGTTAGATTAAAAGGAAGGTCGCTTAATTATTTGGCTTAACTAACCTCGTTTATaacaaatgcatatacatatatatatatatatatatatatacatatatatatatatatatatatatacatatataggtctgtatatatgtattgtataGTTATCTAAAATAACTGCTCAATTTGCCCTGACATATAGAGTGTATATAGCATGCACAGTGAGTGTTTGGAAGCCGTGTCCTACTTAAAGCTGTACAACATCAACGTTTggaacacacacaaaaaatacgCAGGTGCAACTTAGCCTAGACTTATCCATAAGcacttatgtatatacatacacatatatgtttgtatatatatatatatatatatatattgtttactTCTATAAAATCTGAAGCTGTCTCTGGCTCGCTTCATATTTGTATACATACTCGTAtgcattatatataatatatatgcatattatatataacttGTATAACCTGAGCTAgtctaaacattttttaactaTGGTCCGGCGGCAACGATTTGCCAGTTTTGTAGAGTATTgggaaaacaataaaaagaaatatcaaaataatcaatcaacagaaaataaatagaaacagAAGCTCATACAATTTGCTATTGTTTAATAAtgaaatatgatatattaaaataaggtgcttaaataataaatgaaagcACATTTTGTTAATTCTAACGAGTGCCTTATGTAACTAATTTAGCTCAACACTCGTTACTTTCTACTCGTTACTCGTTACAGGCATAGTGAAAGCTATAGCATCTGTGTACGCcaatgatatacatatatatacgagTTTTATGCACATTTTCTCATGCCTTCAGAATACTGTGTAGCTATAGGCCCAGACATCCAGTGATCTATTCAAATCAGATCAATGtacaagcatatatatatagtatatatatatatatgtttagaCAGGCAGACAGTATTCGATTGCATGGAAAATGTGGCATATAGTATGTAGGAACAGATCTCAAGAATTatcaatttataaaagtttttgCCTAGTtcttgaaattgtgttgtttgttggagggggaggggggagggggggtgtAAAAAATATACCGTTACGAAATTGCTTTGAATAATTGGCTTTCATTGCCACTAGTCTGGTCACACTTAAATGCTAGATTATTTTTCACCATGCCCAATGTGAAGTGCTTGTGTTTATGTAGTTTAGTGTATTTTCTGGTGCAAAACTTAATCCGGTGGCGGCACGCTGCCGCACTCCTCCTCCTCTCATTGACGCGCCGCACGCTCCGTTTCCATGAGGCACTCGCGCACCAGTATCCGTGCATGGACAATGCCGCGCTTCAAGCGTTCCGTGGAGCTGCGCGAGCCCGTATATGTGGGTCTTATATCACGGCCCATTTCCTCAATAACCGCCAGCAGCTGGGCATATTTGCTCAGCCCATTGCCACCGACCATGCTGCCCGCTGTCGGCAGATTGGCAGTGGAGGTCAGCGGCGTTGTTATATTCGCCGATGTCTGTGTGGTAACAACCACCGGCGAGGTCGATGGCGGCGGATATTTCAGCTGTGATTGTGTGAGATTCAAGCCCAGATtaattgtgctgctgctgctgctgacggcattggcattgctgttgctattgctattgctattgatgttgctgttgccgctgttggcCGAGTTCGAGAGGTTGCGTCCATTGCTGGCGGCTGCAATGTTGGCCAGCGATagtgctgctgcggccgctgctgcggccgaTGAGGCTGACGGTGTGGCAGTTGTGTTCGATTGTTTTTGCAACAGCGCCAGCTGTGCCTGCAGAAATTGTGGCGAATATTGCAGtgcggcaacggcagctgctgctgctgctgctgtcgctgcggCGCTGCTTTGTGCATTGTTGCGATCAcgtttgctgccgctgccgacgccgccgccgccgccgctgctgctgctggtcgcATAATCTGTGGCGGtcatgttattgttgctgccagcgCTGCTGGCGCCGCCGCTGGCGCCGCTGCGTGAATGATGTATAGCAGATATTTGGATTTGGGGCTGTTGTTCGCGCTGTtcgcgctgctgctgatagTTGTAAAAGTTTTGTACTTGCGAGCGTGGTATTGGTGTCACTGTGACGTCACTTAACTTCGATTCGACAGCCTGTATGTCCATGATGTCCATTCTGCTGCTGTAAATTTTGAAATGTCAGTGTATATGAATCTATTGGGTTTTTGAATGACATTTACCGAAGTGCGGCAGGTACTCACCGTATTCAGTTGGCAAGCTGCAAGTGTTTTATATCGTGCAGAATTTTTGCGTTTTTCGTTGTAATAATTTACACTTTCTACGCACAAACAAATGTATTGCAACCACCACAAACAAACACGTACACAGGGTTAGTGTTTTGTAATATCGGTgtatcgatatttactcgtGAATGCACTTGTCACTAAActaaaaataccaaaacatACTAGATGGCGATTATAAGCAGCTGTTGCTCTTTAAGTTGATTGCATTGACTTGCATCGGAAAAAATctagtttattatttaaattaatgctTAGAGTGCGTGAATAAATTTCTTACAAATAATTACAACTTTTGAGCTGcacaaattttatatatatttaattctaACGGACAACAGTGTCTGTCGACGCACCAGTGCTGTAAAATACACATGATGACTGGCTGGCactaagaagaaaaaaaaaaaaaaacaatggcGAAGCAAACTCTGAACTAAAAATCTGTTGTTGACATCTGGTcactttataaatttatttcgaACACACTCTTGTGATATCTAGTTGTGATTAattccaaaaatataaaaaaatccTTTTAGTAATTTTATGGATTGTGCTATTAAATAGTTTGAAGAAGAAACAGCGCGTGTGTTCAAATAAGCGAGTGTGTCGAGGTGAGCGTAAATTACACGTTGTGTTGCCTGCAACGTTAGACGCTGCCGCCGCGGCTTCAGCACCATAGAAGTTTGCAAATTTCCAATTACATTTCCGCGTATGAAAGAAATGCGTctgctgtgtgtatgtgtgcatgtgtgcatgtgcatataAGCCCTGAAGGCCTGCCTTGCCTGCAAAGCCAATATCTTTGGCTgcgtttgcatgtgtgtgagtgtgagtgcgagtgtTTTATATGTGGGAGCCGCAGCCGTCAGCTACTGCATGACGTAAAggtgctgctgttactgctgtGGCATACGTATGCActagcatgtgtgtgtataattaACAACGTAAAGCTGCTGGCATTGATTAGCGGCTGTTTTGAGTGTTTTTGGTACTTTTACACGcgccatatatgtatgcatatatgcacatgcatatgcatgtgtgtgtgcctgtgcatgttacatgcatatgtatgtgatgCGTGTGAGCTTGTGTCACTGTCGCTATGTGCCGCATACGCGAACAGTGTTGCACAATGCCGCTTAAAATgcatgcaaaaatacaaaacggCGCACAAATCACAATTGGTCAAAGCCTAGCGGCGCGTCGCTCAacaacatatgtacatatgtttgattttttgttgttgttgttgttatcgatagGAAAGTGACAGTTGagcatttgaattttgtgtgaaaacacacacacacgcacacacagaggcgCGCTGAACGacgccgttttttttttttttttttgcgaccTCGACATAGAAGAAGCCAAAACCAAAGCAGTCGTCGTCATTccgtagcagcagcagcagcagcaggcggtaAACAGCAGTTGGTGAACGCAGCCATTTTAATGTATCGCCATCTCGCTCTAGCATTTCGAACGttgttatttgatttttcgtttattgttgttattgttgttggataccaaaaacaaaaaagaagcagGCAGCAAAATTGTTTGATGTGAGTAAGCGCTGACTGCACTGTCAGTCGAACTACAGCCAGCCAACTTGACGATTTGCCTCATTTACAGACTTATTGTACGAGCGTAGACAGACGACGggggaaaagaaaaaaataggaaatttatattaattcatttttattatatttcgtATGATCTAGTTTGTGAACGAAAGCGGTAACTAGATTATGGCATGGcaatacgtatatatgtatatataaatgcatataagtttatatatataaatcacacatacataaatattatatagctaaataaatatataaatatatatatatatatatagacaccAGGCATACATACCAAACGGCATAATACGGGATCAGGATCTGGGTCTGgtactggaactggaactggttCACCAGCATCAATAataagaacaagaagaagaggaacaacaacaacatcatcgcGCACACCATCTTAAACCAAGCAAGGACTTGTGCATAGCCTGGGCAAGTATTGAATACAATAATGGATATAATAAACATTGGACAGAGCGTTAAAATCAAACGCACCGATGGACGCATCCATGGCGCTGTTGTATCCAAATTGAATCCATCGGCACGCTGCATCACCGTTGAATGGTATGAGCGCGGCGAGACCAAAGGCAAGGAGGTCGAACTGGAGGCCATACTCTCGCTCAATCCGGAGCTGGCAATGTCCGATGCCAACGAAATGCAGCACACAGCACCCGAACCGAAGAAACAGGCAACGGCGCCCATCAATTTATCGCGCAATCCCACACAGTCTGCCATTGGCGGTggcgctggcagcagcagcggcggcggtggtggtaGCTCAACCGCACGAATGACCATGACCGGCACACAGCTGAACAAGATCAGCGAGACGAACAGTCGCGATTTGCCGCCACAGTTGGGCAACAGCCAGAGCGTTGGCAATATGACAACCGCGAATAGCAGCAGCATCCAGTCAACTGGCGTTGGCGCCACAGCCAGCGGCATGATGCGGCCCCGGTATGCACATGGCCAGGTCAACAGCAATGCACAGTCGCGCATCGCCTCGGCGGtgcccagcaacagcaacaacattaacaacgAACGTGGCGCTGCCAATTCgacagcaacaggagcagctgcagcagcagcagcagcagcggcagccgcaacaaacaattcaaataattcaacaacaacaacaacagctgcaaatgcTGCCGGAGCACGTCGTTCGCATGCCCTGAAGGAGGTGGAACGTCTCAAGGAGAATCGCGAGAAGCGCCGTGCGCGTCAGGCTGAAATCAAGGAGGAGAAGGTCGCATTGATGAACCAGGATCCAGGCAATCCAAATTGGGAGACAGCGCAAATGATACGCGAATATCAGAATACCCTCGAATTTGTGCCGCTGCTCGATGGGCAAGTGGTCGATGATCATCGGATAACCGTGTGTGTGCGCAAGCGTCCGCTTAGTCGCAAGGAATTGAATCGCAAGGAGATCGATGTCATATCTGTGCCGCGCAAGGATATGCTCATGGTCCACGAACCGCGCAACAAGGTCGATCTAACCAAATTCCTTGAAAATCACAAATTTCGCTTCGACTATGCATTCAACGATACATGCGACAATGCCATGGTATACAAGTGAGTATCTGCccatctacatatatacacacatatctatatatatgctggACATATATAACAGAATCCCGATATAGTCGCCCGCGCCCATCTGTCTGTATGTGAGGTGCAGCTAGGATCCTGGGGCTTCGCTTACCTTATGCGAAGTACCAACTAGATTTCTAGTGTTGTGAAGTATCTTTTTAatacggttttttttttttttggtattttttatatgcaactATTCGAAAACTGGAGAATCTGTTGAAAGAATCTTTGCTATTGGCCCAACTTTCTTTTTTACCATTGCACAGGGTGGtaaatgtgcatatgtataagTCGTACACAGAAACCCGGCTGATCTTGTCCAAGTACCacaccccccctccccccggATCGTATCGCATATTAAGCTCAATCAGGAACTATTAAACCAAAGCAAGATTTCATTGGAACACACTTCTTTGCAGGCATATTTTCAACTTAAATTTAACTCGTTTTTCAATTACGAGAGAATTCATTTTGTAATCAACCCATATGGAGCAGCactatatgctatatagaGCGCCGATCTGAGAACAGATTTCTGGCCAAGCGTTGAATATTAATTTGCGACATGTGCGATCTCTGGCTTCATTCTCTGATGCTGTCCTTGTCTGGCAGCCAGCGATCGATTTGAACAGCTGTGCGCgcgccttgttgttgttgttgttgttcctcctattcttcttcttcttcttgtgtttttgttgcgtTGGCGACACACGAAATGCGCACAAGTTCAGCTCAATAGCAActgactcacacacacacacacacacacacacacatgcacaggcGTGCaagcgaacacacacacacacatgcacaggcGTGCaagcgaacacacacacacacatgcttagAGGCGCGCAAACTCAAAACGTTCGCTCCCGAAATAGCCAAGTTGTTccgttcttcttcttcttcttctacttcgtcgacttgttgttgttgccgtatGACTAAACGCAGAAAGTTGTTCCATCTGTTTGTCCGTCCGTTTGTCCGTTTGTCTGCtcgttcgtttcgtttcgtttcgtttgcgTTCGCCTCAATGAACTTGGTCCGCGTCTCAGCTTTGATGTAAAGCAAAActtcaatatatacatatactatatatatatatatatatatatacatgcatactaCGTACAGGAATTAAAGGGTATATATTGGCCGTTGCCTTTTGTTTGACATCAGCTTACAGCATTTATTAAAAGCTCTCGATCGATCAGCATTGCGACCACGCCCATTTCTATAACTTCTGCTAATCGGCTATCAAAAAAAACTTCTTGCTGTGAACAGAGTATGGCGCAGTCGTTGCTCTCTTATTAGTTTAAATTTTCACATTTCAAAAAGTAACCGTCGCAGCATTTGACTCAAAAGTGAATGAATCTGTTTGTTCTTTCTCTCTTCCcatttctccctctctctcgctccctctcGGATTCAACGCGCTTCTGCCTGTTCTCGTTCGCGTTTGCGCCTTGCTGCGTGCCCTCCCCCTTTTTGTGGCCCACATTTCTAATGCCGCTTCCTTCCGGCTTTTGCGCATGAGTCAATGGCATTAGCAACTGCTGCGTCACGTACCT
This window of the Drosophila virilis strain 15010-1051.87 chromosome X, Dvir_AGI_RSII-ME, whole genome shotgun sequence genome carries:
- the Klp10A gene encoding kinesin-like protein Klp10A isoform X2 — translated: MDIINIGQSVKIKRTDGRIHGAVVSKLNPSARCITVEWYERGETKGKEVELEAILSLNPELAMSDANEMQHTAPEPKKQATAPINLSRNPTQSAIGGGAGSSSGGGGGSSTARMTMTGTQLNKISETNSRDLPPQLGNSQSVGNMTTANSSSIQSTGVGATASGMMRPRYAHGQVNSNAQSRIASAVPSNSNNINNERGAANSTATGAAAAAAAAAAAATNNSNNSTTTTTAANAAGARRSHALKEVERLKENREKRRARQAEIKEEKVALMNQDPGNPNWETAQMIREYQNTLEFVPLLDGQVVDDHRITVCVRKRPLSRKELNRKEIDVISVPRKDMLMVHEPRNKVDLTKFLENHKFRFDYAFNDTCDNAMVYKYTAKPLVKTIFEGGMATCFAYGQTGSGKTHTMGGEFNGKVQDCKNGIYAMAAKDVFVTLNGPRYRSLNLVVSASFFEIYSGKVFDLLADKQKLRVLEDGKQQVQIVGLTEKVVDSVEEVLKLIQHGNAARTSGQTSANSNSSRSHAVFQIVLRPMGSSKIHGKFSFIDLAGNERGVDTSSADRQTRMEGAEINKSLLALKECIRALGKQSSHLPFRVSKLTQVLRDSFIGEKSKTCMIAMISPGLSSCEHTLNTLRYADRVKELVVKDIAEIGHGDGEPIEIMDDEEEEEQQLTEHGVVGLPHHSAHHHHHHHHHQSLQRGHNNNNNNSKNGNAANMDLAMLSSLSIRNKSKPRVQLQVCNPGSPAAARR
- the CDK2AP1 gene encoding homeotic protein ocelliless; amino-acid sequence: MDIMDIQAVESKLSDVTVTPIPRSQVQNFYNYQQQREQREQQPQIQISAIHHSRSGASGGASSAGSNNNMTATDYATSSSSGGGGGVGSGSKRDRNNAQSSAAATAAAAAAAVAALQYSPQFLQAQLALLQKQSNTTATPSASSAAAAAAAALSLANIAAASNGRNLSNSANSGNSNINSNSNSNSNANAVSSSSSTINLGLNLTQSQLKYPPPSTSPVVVTTQTSANITTPLTSTANLPTAGSMVGGNGLSKYAQLLAVIEEMGRDIRPTYTGSRSSTERLKRGIVHARILVRECLMETERAARQ